The genomic stretch CCCCGCCCGGTTCGATCGACGCAACGCCCTCGATCCCCGTCCAGTCATGCCCGTCGAACGTCAACGTCCCCTTGCCGGTAAAAGCCCGCACCGGATCGGGCGTATCGATAAAAGGCGCCAGGAACGGACGCAGCACCGGCGCCGCGATCTCGGTCTCCAGCTCGGCGGGAAGCCCACGTCCGTCGGTCACGGCAACCACTCCACGAACTGAAACGAATATCCCGCCTGCGATTGCGACCGCGACGAATCCCCGGCGCCGGCATCGGTGTTGCTGAGCTGGAACACCCCCGGTGCCCGCTCGATCACCGCCGCGCCCGCCGATACGGCGGACTCCAGCGGCGGCTTGAACTGCGCCACTGCGCGACCATCCGCGCCTGCTATGGCGGCGCGCAGGATGATGCGCGGGCGTCCCAACAGCCCGATGTAATCGCCGATGTCAAACGCCACCGCCCCCGGCACGAACCCGCCGAACGCGATCGTCGTCGCGCCCTGTGCCGCCGCCTCGCTGGTCGGCACCGGGAACACCGGCCCCAGCGTGAACATCTCCCCGCCGGTGAAAATCTCGCCGCCGCTGAAGCCCCAGCGCTGCCGCTGGAGCCCGGAATAATAGCGCGCCAGCCCGACCGGATAGGGGCGGTGGAAATCCCACAGCCGCACCAGCACCTGGCCGCCGTCCAGTTCGGCCAGCATCGCATCCAGGCGTGGCCCGCGCGCCGAAACCCCCTCGCCGCCGAACCGCGATGCCGAAAAGCCCAGGTTCATCGTCCAGCGCGGCGCCGACAGGCCATAGGTCTTTCGCGTCCGCGTCAGCGGGCTTTCGCTCCCGCCGACATGCGGCTGCCAGCGCAGCCCGGTGCTGTTCGTCGGCAACAGGTCGGTCGGCCAGTCGATCACCGGCATATCGATCGTCGGCATCTATGGCGCCCGCCGCTGCCGCTCGTCGATCGCCTGGATCGCGCCGTTCTTCGCGGCCTGCGCCAGCAACAAGGCATCCTCCATCGTCACGGCGTTTCCTGCGAAGCTGTTTTCGAACTTCTGGTGGATATGCGTATCCCCGCCCCGGGCCGGGGCCTGCAGCATCCGCCGCGTCTCCGCCGCGGGATAGACGCGGCTGCCCGCCGGCGCGTCGATCAGCTCGGCGCCGTTCTCGCCCGCGATCATCATGCCGCCCTTCCAGTTGAGCGTGCCGGTGGCATTGCCGGGCGTCGGGAATTCCCCGGTAATAATGGGACCCGTGCCGGGCAGGCCACCGGAGCTACCGGAGCCGCTGGAACCGCCCGGAAGCTTCAGGATAGACCCCAAAATCCCGCCCATCGTCGTCTCGTTGGTGCCGAGCAGGGCATTCTTCAGCGGATTGACCGCCGCCAGCACAAGCATGTCCTTCAACAGGTCCTGCAGGACCCGCTTGCCCAGGTCGCCCCAGTTCTTCCAGTTATCGGGGTCGAAAATCGTATCGATCACGTCGCCGCCGATCGACCGCAGTTCTTCCATCGCCGCCTTCTGGCGGTTCAACTCGACCAGCACGTCTTCCAGCGCCTCCGCACGCGCCATCGTCGCCTGATACGCCGCATCGTCTTCGGTCAGGCCGTCGCGCTTCATCTGCCGCGACAGCTCCAGCAACTTCAGTTCACGTTCGCGGACGACCTCGCTCTTGCCCAACAGCCCCAGCTCGGCCTGAGCGAGCGCCAGCCTGTCTTCCTGGTCCTGCCGCGTGCGAACATAGCTTTCCGCGATCCGCTGGTTATATTCGACGCGCGCCTGCAGCACGCGCGCCTCGATGAAGTCGGCGCGATCCTGACCCGAATAGCCGCCCTTGTCGGCCTCGCGCTCCGCCGCACGACGCGCGGCATTGGTGGCCTGGACGATCGGGTTCTGGTTCAGATCCGCAACCGATGCCCGGATTTCGGCAATCCGCTCGCGCGCATCCGCGATGCCTGCCTGTGCCGCGCTCCGGGCTTCCTCGGCATGGGCTTCCTTCAACGCCGCCCGATATGCCGTGACCGCCTGCGTCAGCAGCGCCAGGGCCTCGCCCTGCGCCGTCGTCTGCAGCTTGAGCAAGGGACGCAGCGCCGCTTCGTCCGCCATCGCGCGGTTCATCTGCGCATAGGCGATCCGCCCGGCCACGACATTGTCGTTCGCCGCCTTGCGCCCGGCGGTCTCGTCGCGAAGCTGCGCAACGGCCTTGGCGCCGGTCACAAGCTGCTCTCCGACCATGATGTCCAGCTGCCGACGAACCTGCGCTTCACCATCGATCCCCTTGCGGGTCGCGTCGGTCAGCCCCTTGCGCGCTGCTTCCGCCTTCAACGCGGCATCGCTGTTCGTCAGATAGGCACGCGCCAGATCGAGCGAGGCATCGGCATTGACGACCATCGCCGCGCTCTGCCGAGCGATCGACTGACCATGCCGATCGCTATGCTTCCGGTTGGCATCCTGAGCCTCGTTGAGCGCGCGCTCCGCGGCTGTGCGGGACGCCAGGAGCTTCGCCTGATCTGCCTGAGTCTTCTTGCTGCGCTCATAGGCTTGATCGGCCTCGGTCGTGCTGATCGCATATTGCGCCTGCGCGCGATCCAGAGCCGATGTCGCGCCGGCAAGCTTCGCCCTCGACTCGATCAGCTTGGTATTCCCCGTCACCAATGCGCCGGTGTCACCGTTCAGCGCGCGAAGCTCCTTGCTGAGCTTTTCATTCTCGCGCGTCGCAATGATCGCCGCGCCCGCCTGTGTACTGATCTGCAAGGCCAGCGGCTTCAGATCGGGGCGCGACGTCCGTGCAAGGTTGGCAAGGCTGATCGACAACTTGTCGACGTCTCCCGCGGCGGCAGCGATGGCGCGGCTCACATCGGGGTCGGTCTGCCTCACCGCGATCGGAATGCCAACGCTGCTAGTAACCGTGGAAGGATTGCGAATCTGCTGATTGCCCGCGACCCGGAATGCCGAGTTGCGCTGTTCGGCAATGGCCTTGTTATTGTCCGCGATCTGAGCCTGCCGGGTAAGAATCGCGTTCAACACCAGCGCGCGATTTTGCTCGGTAAGACGCCCCGTGGTCGCGTCGATGAAATTTCCAATATCGCTTTGCCGCTGCTGGAATTTCTGCATTCCCTCAGCGGCTCTCTTCGCCGCTTCCTCATTCTCGAACAGCCCTTTGGTAAGGTATCCGAGCACGAGCAGACCGCCGGTAAGCGCAAGCCCCCACCCGGAGGTGATGAAACGCGCCACCTTGCCCAGCGTGCCTTCCAGATAAATCATCTGTCCGGCCAGCTGCCCACCTTGGACAGCGAGCACCGAAAAAATGTTGGCGCCCATGGAAATCTGCGTGAAGGAATCCTGCACCTGCTGGCTGACGCCGACCATCGCACTTCCGGACGACTTCAGCGCCGAGCTGTTGCGGGTGTGCGCCGTCGTCGCCGACTGCACCGCCGCCACTTCGCGCCGCTTGGCCGTCTCATATGCAGCCACATTCCCCGTCACCAGCGCCAGCGCGCGCTGGTCCGCCTCGACCGACTGTTGCTTGACCGCCTGCAACTGGCGCTCGACTGCCGCGACGCGCTCCGCCTTGCGATCGGCGGCCGCGATGGCGCGGGCCGCCGTCTTCTCTTCCTCGGTCCCGACCGAAGACACCTCGGCACGCACGGCTGCCCCGCCCTCGATACCCATGCGGTACATCAGGCTGGCAGTGGCGACCATGCGACGTCCCTTTCCTTATGCGTTGCCCGGCGGCGGGGACTATTCCCCGTCACCTTCCCCTTCACCCGCCAAATTCGCGATAACCGCCCGCTCGACGATCGGCAGCACGTCGGCGATCAGCGCCTTGTCCGCGCCCCGCGCCTCCGCCACCGCCAGCACCGCTCCGTAATCCAGCGCGAACGGGCGACCCATGCCGCCCGCGCGAAGCTGCCACCCGCAATCCGCAATCACTTCCCATGCGTCGCCGCCTTCGTCGGTGCGCGGCGCGCTTTTGCGGTACGGGCAGTCTTCGCACCACGCTTTGCCTTCGGCCTTGCAGCTGAGCCGGCAATAGCGGCTCCCGGCGTCGCCCCCGCTCCAGTGCCATTCGGCGAGGGCGCCAATCCGTTTTTTTCCGCGTCCCGCAGGATCACCGGCATGACGAGCGCGGCATAGGCGGCCTCGTACAGCGCCTCGTCGTCG from Sphingomonas hengshuiensis encodes the following:
- a CDS encoding coiled-coil domain-containing protein translates to MVATASLMYRMGIEGGAAVRAEVSSVGTEEEKTAARAIAAADRKAERVAAVERQLQAVKQQSVEADQRALALVTGNVAAYETAKRREVAAVQSATTAHTRNSSALKSSGSAMVGVSQQVQDSFTQISMGANIFSVLAVQGGQLAGQMIYLEGTLGKVARFITSGWGLALTGGLLVLGYLTKGLFENEEAAKRAAEGMQKFQQRQSDIGNFIDATTGRLTEQNRALVLNAILTRQAQIADNNKAIAEQRNSAFRVAGNQQIRNPSTVTSSVGIPIAVRQTDPDVSRAIAAAAGDVDKLSISLANLARTSRPDLKPLALQISTQAGAAIIATRENEKLSKELRALNGDTGALVTGNTKLIESRAKLAGATSALDRAQAQYAISTTEADQAYERSKKTQADQAKLLASRTAAERALNEAQDANRKHSDRHGQSIARQSAAMVVNADASLDLARAYLTNSDAALKAEAARKGLTDATRKGIDGEAQVRRQLDIMVGEQLVTGAKAVAQLRDETAGRKAANDNVVAGRIAYAQMNRAMADEAALRPLLKLQTTAQGEALALLTQAVTAYRAALKEAHAEEARSAAQAGIADARERIAEIRASVADLNQNPIVQATNAARRAAEREADKGGYSGQDRADFIEARVLQARVEYNQRIAESYVRTRQDQEDRLALAQAELGLLGKSEVVRERELKLLELSRQMKRDGLTEDDAAYQATMARAEALEDVLVELNRQKAAMEELRSIGGDVIDTIFDPDNWKNWGDLGKRVLQDLLKDMLVLAAVNPLKNALLGTNETTMGGILGSILKLPGGSSGSGSSGGLPGTGPIITGEFPTPGNATGTLNWKGGMMIAGENGAELIDAPAGSRVYPAAETRRMLQAPARGGDTHIHQKFENSFAGNAVTMEDALLLAQAAKNGAIQAIDERQRRAP
- a CDS encoding DUF7697 family protein, producing MGRPFALDYGAVLAVAEARGADKALIADVLPIVERAVIANLAGEGEGDGE